A single region of the bacterium genome encodes:
- a CDS encoding glycosyltransferase — MILSIIIPAKNEEKQLPVLLASIKNQTFKDLEIIVADAKSTDKTREVVASLGGRVVEGGMPGPGRNRGAEAALGEILLFLDADVILVGDDFLEKTVAEFKVKKLCCAAPLSRTSSDIFLDRLYPKLWNIWIMIASHFSPCAGGWCIFATKAAHDKIKGFDEKIILGEDSDYSYRASRICKFGILKSAVVENSPRRLHKEGYLKVFLQVVGAGFNRFIMGRRDYQNKFNYKFDIYDKKDDKK; from the coding sequence ATGATTCTTTCTATAATTATCCCCGCGAAAAACGAAGAAAAACAATTACCCGTGCTTCTTGCGAGCATTAAAAATCAAACCTTTAAAGATTTGGAAATAATTGTGGCTGATGCCAAGTCAACCGATAAAACTCGAGAAGTGGTGGCAAGCTTGGGGGGAAGGGTAGTGGAAGGAGGAATGCCCGGGCCAGGAAGAAATCGCGGAGCCGAGGCCGCTCTGGGTGAAATTTTATTATTTCTCGACGCTGACGTGATCTTGGTCGGAGATGATTTTTTGGAAAAAACCGTCGCGGAATTCAAAGTTAAAAAACTTTGTTGCGCCGCGCCATTGAGCCGGACTTCCTCGGATATATTCCTCGATAGACTATATCCTAAGCTTTGGAATATTTGGATTATGATCGCTTCACACTTTAGTCCTTGTGCCGGCGGATGGTGTATTTTTGCCACCAAAGCTGCGCATGATAAAATAAAAGGATTTGACGAAAAAATAATTCTTGGCGAGGATTCGGACTATTCTTATCGCGCGAGCAGAATTTGCAAGTTCGGAATTTTAAAAAGCGCCGTGGTGGAAAATTCTCCGCGCCGGCTGCACAAAGAAGGATATTTAAAAGTATTTTTGCAAGTTGTCGGCGCGGGTTTTAATCGTTTTATCATGGGTCGGCGGGATTATCAAAATAAATTTAATTATAAATTTGACATTTATGATAAAAAAGATGACAAAAAATAA
- the pyrH gene encoding UMP kinase translates to MTKNKKTQTYVLSVGGSLIVPEEVDVEFLKKFRALILKKVENGDRFFIVCGGGIIAKNYIEAAKKTREMSDDELDWIGIYGTRINAEFMRVLFGNLAYEKVIIDPTKKISSKKPIVIGAGYKPGWSSDYDAVMIAKVAGAKTVINLSNIDYAYTDDPRKNPEAKPIKNISWKDFRKIVGDVWKPRMNKPFDPIASKLAEKGKIKVIIMNGRNTENFENCLEGKEFMGTVID, encoded by the coding sequence ATGACAAAAAATAAAAAAACCCAAACGTATGTTCTTTCTGTTGGCGGTTCTTTAATCGTGCCCGAAGAGGTAGATGTGGAATTTTTAAAAAAGTTTCGCGCTTTGATTTTGAAAAAGGTGGAAAATGGCGATAGGTTTTTTATTGTTTGCGGCGGGGGAATAATAGCAAAGAACTATATTGAAGCGGCTAAAAAAACAAGAGAAATGAGCGATGACGAGCTGGACTGGATAGGTATTTACGGTACAAGGATAAACGCCGAATTTATGCGCGTGTTGTTCGGAAATTTGGCATACGAGAAAGTAATTATTGATCCGACAAAAAAAATAAGCTCCAAGAAACCAATTGTGATTGGTGCGGGTTATAAACCTGGCTGGTCTAGCGATTATGACGCGGTAATGATTGCCAAAGTTGCCGGAGCCAAAACAGTGATCAACCTCTCCAATATCGACTATGCTTATACTGATGATCCGCGAAAAAACCCGGAAGCAAAACCGATAAAAAATATCAGTTGGAAAGATTTTCGAAAAATCGTGGGGGATGTATGGAAGCCTCGTATGAACAAGCCTTTTGATCCGATCGCGAGCAAATTAGCCGAGAAAGGCAAGATTAAAGTAATTATTATGAATGGTAGAAATACGGAAAATTTTGAAAATTGTTTGGAAGGGAAAGAATTTATGGGAACGGTGATAGACTAA
- the murA gene encoding UDP-N-acetylglucosamine 1-carboxyvinyltransferase → MEKFIIKGKKQLKGSVEIGGYKNAAGSVLAATLLTDKECVIDNLPLVEDVLNLIKVLESIGVEVSWLSKRKIKIKAGSNINPEKMDYELVKKMRVSVLLIGPLLARFKHFKIPHPGGDKIGLRPIETHLEAFKLLGANIKNEGDFYKFDSEGLSGKEIILKEFSVTATENILMAASLIPGKTVIKLAAAEPQVQDTGFLLEKMGAKISGVGTHTITIEGVLSLGGASHSIVPDPLEAGTFIIAAAIAGKNVEVKNIIPEHLLIFCEKLRDIGVDLEIKPNGHLYEKSELCNIIVRPKKIFKATKIQALPYPGFPTDLQPMISVLLTQAHGKSLIHDPLFESRLGYAQELRKMGADIEITDPHRAFINGPVKLKGASISSSDIRAGATLVIAALIAEGETEISNIYQLDRGYEKIEEKLQKLGADIKRVKF, encoded by the coding sequence ATGGAAAAATTTATTATAAAAGGCAAAAAACAATTAAAAGGTTCCGTGGAAATTGGCGGATATAAAAACGCCGCGGGCTCAGTGTTAGCCGCAACCCTTTTAACTGACAAAGAATGCGTTATAGACAATCTTCCTCTGGTTGAAGATGTTCTAAATTTAATCAAAGTTTTGGAAAGTATCGGAGTAGAAGTCTCTTGGCTCAGTAAGCGAAAAATAAAAATCAAAGCGGGCTCAAACATTAATCCGGAAAAAATGGATTATGAATTGGTAAAAAAAATGCGCGTATCGGTATTGCTGATCGGCCCACTCCTCGCGCGTTTTAAGCATTTTAAAATTCCTCATCCTGGCGGAGATAAAATCGGGTTGCGACCGATTGAAACTCACCTGGAAGCTTTTAAACTCCTCGGCGCCAATATTAAAAATGAAGGGGATTTCTATAAATTCGACTCGGAAGGATTGTCCGGCAAAGAAATAATCTTAAAAGAATTTTCCGTTACCGCTACCGAAAATATCTTAATGGCCGCAAGTTTGATTCCCGGAAAAACTGTAATTAAACTGGCTGCTGCTGAACCGCAAGTTCAAGATACAGGATTTTTGCTTGAAAAAATGGGAGCAAAAATTTCCGGCGTCGGCACTCACACTATCACTATTGAAGGAGTTTTGTCTTTAGGCGGCGCCAGTCACTCTATCGTCCCCGACCCTCTTGAAGCCGGCACTTTCATTATCGCAGCGGCAATCGCTGGAAAAAACGTAGAAGTTAAAAACATTATTCCTGAACATTTGCTGATATTCTGTGAAAAATTAAGAGACATAGGCGTAGACCTGGAAATAAAGCCCAACGGTCATTTATACGAAAAAAGTGAATTGTGCAATATAATCGTCAGACCGAAAAAAATTTTTAAAGCGACAAAAATTCAAGCCCTTCCTTACCCCGGATTTCCAACTGACCTCCAACCAATGATCAGTGTACTTTTAACCCAGGCTCACGGAAAAAGCCTGATCCATGATCCTCTTTTTGAATCACGGCTGGGATATGCCCAGGAATTACGAAAAATGGGAGCAGATATTGAAATAACAGACCCGCATCGAGCTTTTATAAACGGACCGGTCAAGCTCAAAGGCGCTTCCATTTCAAGTTCCGATATTCGCGCCGGAGCAACTCTGGTGATTGCGGCTCTTATCGCTGAAGGAGAAACTGAAATTTCCAATATTTACCAACTGGATCGCGGATACGAAAAAATCGAAGAAAAGCTTCAAAAACTTGGAGCGGACATAAAACGAGTAAAATTTTAA
- a CDS encoding L-threonylcarbamoyladenylate synthase, translated as MKIIKINPKNPSLKTIKIAAEVIRKGGVVIYPTDTIYGLGANALSQEAIDKIYKIKKRPEAKPLSAVVSDIKMAKKYCIIGASQEEIFSALLPGAFTLVFKGKIFKKSNILTMHKGTLSIRIPDFKITKLLSKESRVPFTATSANISGLPGSGNINKVLKQLGIKKKISNRPILPERERDDRIDLVLDAGILPKKNPSTIIDLTGKKLKIIRK; from the coding sequence ATGAAGATTATTAAAATCAATCCAAAAAATCCTTCCTTGAAAACGATTAAAATTGCCGCCGAGGTTATTCGAAAAGGCGGTGTGGTTATTTATCCCACCGATACCATTTATGGTCTTGGCGCGAATGCTTTAAGTCAGGAAGCGATAGATAAAATTTATAAAATAAAAAAGAGGCCGGAGGCTAAGCCATTGAGCGCGGTGGTAAGCGATATTAAAATGGCGAAAAAATATTGTATTATTGGCGCGTCACAGGAAGAAATTTTCAGCGCTCTTTTGCCGGGCGCTTTTACTTTGGTTTTTAAGGGTAAAATTTTCAAGAAGAGTAATATTTTAACAATGCACAAGGGAACATTGTCGATACGGATTCCGGATTTTAAAATCACTAAATTATTATCAAAAGAATCCAGGGTTCCTTTTACTGCCACCAGCGCTAATATTTCCGGGCTTCCCGGGAGCGGGAATATCAATAAAGTTTTAAAACAGCTGGGAATTAAAAAGAAAATATCAAACCGGCCTATTTTGCCGGAGCGTGAGCGAGACGATCGGATTGATTTGGTTTTGGATGCCGGCATTTTGCCTAAAAAAAATCCGTCAACAATTATTGATTTGACGGGAAAAAAGCTGAAAATAATAAGGAAGTAG
- a CDS encoding ParA family protein yields MAKIIGIVNQKGGVGKTTTAVNLGAYLASKGKYVLLIDLDPQANASSGLGIRVDNEEGKEPSLYEALMNNIPISEVVRKTTILGYDIIPSTTDLAGAAIELVSRENREFALYNLLHSVRSSYDYIIIDSPPSLGLLTINGLVATEQLLIPIQCEYYALEGLGQLLKTVDLIKENITHSLDIMGVVLTMYDKRNLLSRQVEKEVTRNFPGKVFKTIIARNVELAEAPSFGKPIILYKPNSVGARLYENLAKEIIAMEKKIIHPKFTI; encoded by the coding sequence GTGGCCAAAATAATCGGCATTGTCAATCAAAAAGGAGGAGTGGGAAAAACCACTACCGCAGTAAATCTGGGGGCATATTTGGCTTCTAAGGGCAAGTATGTGCTTTTGATCGATCTGGATCCCCAAGCCAATGCTTCCAGCGGCCTGGGAATAAGAGTTGACAACGAAGAAGGGAAAGAGCCGTCTCTCTATGAGGCGTTAATGAACAATATTCCAATTTCTGAGGTTGTAAGGAAAACAACGATTTTGGGTTATGATATTATTCCTTCCACGACCGATTTGGCTGGAGCGGCGATAGAATTGGTATCAAGAGAGAATCGGGAATTCGCGCTTTATAATTTACTGCATTCAGTCAGGAGCTCTTATGATTATATTATCATAGATTCTCCGCCAAGCCTCGGTCTTTTAACGATCAATGGCTTGGTAGCCACTGAGCAACTATTGATTCCGATTCAATGCGAGTATTACGCCTTGGAAGGACTGGGACAGCTTTTAAAAACCGTGGATTTGATCAAAGAAAACATCACTCATTCTTTGGATATTATGGGTGTTGTTTTAACCATGTACGACAAGAGAAACTTGCTTAGCCGGCAGGTGGAAAAAGAGGTAACACGTAATTTTCCCGGAAAAGTTTTTAAAACAATTATTGCCCGCAATGTCGAGTTGGCCGAAGCGCCTTCCTTTGGCAAGCCGATAATTCTTTATAAACCGAATTCTGTCGGCGCGAGATTGTATGAAAACTTGGCGAAAGAAATAATCGCAATGGAAAAAAAGATAATACATCCGAAATTTACGATTTGA
- a CDS encoding ParB/RepB/Spo0J family partition protein, with translation MSKIVLGRGLSSLIPSKNKALSFAANPASGKENQNSFSYAGIIANIEIKKISKNPSQMRKIFDPGALNDLAESIKMHGILQPLVVTERSPGAYELIAGERRLEASKIAGLTKVPVIVRTASEQQKLELALVENIQREALSPIEEAMAYKNLNTEFNLTQEEIASKSGKSRSRVANFLRLLSLPLEIQNAINEKKISEGHGRAILSLTNPEKQRALFAEILKNNLTVRQAEEKVKLVSVAGHTRKIGRKNSPWQETENILSEALSTKVEIKKSGSGAKIIIDCYEGETDRIVGRILNK, from the coding sequence ATGTCAAAAATAGTTTTAGGCAGGGGGCTGAGCTCTCTTATTCCTTCGAAAAATAAAGCGCTAAGCTTTGCCGCAAACCCCGCGTCCGGCAAGGAAAATCAAAATTCTTTTTCCTATGCGGGAATTATCGCCAACATTGAAATTAAAAAAATTTCCAAGAATCCCAGCCAGATGAGGAAAATTTTTGATCCCGGGGCGTTGAATGACCTGGCGGAGTCCATAAAAATGCATGGAATTTTACAGCCATTGGTCGTAACAGAGAGATCACCCGGCGCTTACGAGCTAATTGCCGGAGAGCGAAGGCTTGAAGCTTCAAAGATCGCCGGTTTAACTAAAGTTCCGGTAATAGTCCGCACTGCCAGCGAACAGCAGAAATTGGAGCTGGCTCTGGTGGAAAATATTCAAAGGGAAGCGCTTAGTCCCATAGAAGAAGCGATGGCTTATAAGAATTTGAACACCGAATTTAATCTTACTCAGGAGGAAATCGCTTCTAAAAGCGGGAAAAGCCGGTCTCGCGTAGCTAATTTTTTAAGATTGCTGTCTTTGCCGCTGGAAATTCAGAATGCTATTAATGAAAAAAAGATTTCCGAAGGCCACGGAAGAGCGATTTTATCGCTTACGAATCCCGAGAAACAAAGAGCGCTTTTCGCGGAAATTCTTAAAAATAATTTAACCGTCCGACAGGCCGAAGAAAAAGTCAAATTAGTTTCGGTGGCCGGACACACGAGAAAAATTGGCAGAAAAAATTCTCCCTGGCAAGAGACAGAAAATATTTTATCGGAAGCGTTGTCTACCAAGGTGGAAATTAAGAAATCAGGCAGCGGCGCTAAGATCATTATAGATTGTTATGAAGGAGAGACAGACAGGATAGTTGGCCGTATTTTAAACAAATAA
- a CDS encoding response regulator: protein MTLKGMLSALGGAPAKPFKRPEGKKYILLIEDDKDLMEMYKTKLENEGFFVLISQDGKQGLRDIRDTRPDLVLLDILMPVKDGFDVLEEKGRCSIPGVKEIPAIVLTNLASPDDQAEGKRLGAKDWWIKAYNTPAEVAEKVKKFLSKQK, encoded by the coding sequence ATGACTTTAAAAGGAATGTTATCTGCTCTTGGCGGCGCTCCCGCTAAACCATTTAAACGCCCTGAGGGTAAAAAGTATATTCTTTTAATTGAAGACGATAAAGATCTTATGGAGATGTACAAAACGAAACTGGAGAACGAAGGCTTCTTTGTTTTGATCTCTCAAGACGGGAAACAAGGGCTTAGGGATATTAGGGATACTCGCCCGGATCTGGTCCTTCTTGATATTTTAATGCCGGTTAAAGATGGTTTTGACGTTTTGGAAGAAAAAGGCAGGTGTTCCATTCCCGGGGTTAAGGAGATTCCCGCTATTGTTCTCACTAATCTTGCTTCTCCCGATGATCAGGCTGAAGGCAAGCGCCTAGGCGCCAAGGATTGGTGGATCAAAGCTTATAATACTCCGGCGGAAGTGGCGGAAAAAGTGAAAAAATTTCTTTCTAAGCAAAAGTAA
- a CDS encoding ABC transporter permease: MRIIDIFRLSTRIFKTNKLRTSLTILGISVGIGAILFLVSLGSGLQHVLISQIATSLLSMDIKVDSNALVKMDKNQIEKIRSINEITEVSPIFRASSMMKVDELSGAISTILVKTSFFRMEGIKVIKGDFFTGDTDNKIVISAATLQLFNLNKDNALGKTARFELYMPKIDETGNLVDTEEVVIKSIEKTYEIVGIIDDNAESYAYMPMDSVEDLNIPFYTQLKLTARNQIDIPKIKAEIEVIGFTPTAMSDTVSDTDRIFQAIQIILSVFGAVALIVSAIGMFNTMTIALLERTQEIGIMKALGASRQDIWKLFLAESVIIGFLGGTVGIILGFVGTYAVNAGINVLAKNFGGQQVNLFYTSNSFVLFIIIFSTAVGFITGLYPSRRASRLNPLEALRYK, encoded by the coding sequence GTGCGCATAATTGATATTTTTAGGCTCTCTACGAGAATTTTTAAAACCAATAAGCTGAGAACTTCGCTTACAATTTTAGGTATTTCTGTGGGTATTGGCGCCATATTGTTCTTGGTTTCATTGGGCTCGGGACTGCAGCATGTTTTGATCAGCCAGATTGCGACCTCGCTACTCTCAATGGATATTAAAGTTGATTCCAATGCGCTGGTAAAAATGGATAAAAATCAAATTGAGAAAATAAGATCTATAAACGAGATTACTGAAGTGAGTCCTATTTTTAGAGCCAGTTCAATGATGAAGGTTGATGAATTAAGCGGTGCTATTTCGACTATTTTAGTTAAAACATCCTTTTTCCGAATGGAAGGAATTAAGGTCATAAAAGGTGATTTTTTTACCGGTGACACTGATAATAAAATTGTTATCTCGGCTGCTACTTTGCAGCTTTTTAATTTGAATAAAGACAATGCTTTGGGGAAAACGGCTCGTTTTGAATTATATATGCCGAAGATCGATGAAACTGGAAATTTGGTTGATACGGAAGAGGTCGTTATAAAAAGCATAGAAAAAACCTATGAAATCGTCGGCATTATTGATGATAATGCCGAAAGTTATGCTTATATGCCAATGGATTCCGTGGAAGACTTAAATATTCCTTTTTATACGCAGTTAAAATTAACTGCCCGGAACCAGATAGATATTCCAAAGATAAAAGCTGAAATTGAAGTTATCGGTTTTACTCCGACGGCGATGAGCGATACTGTCAGTGATACGGACAGGATCTTTCAGGCTATTCAGATAATTCTTTCGGTGTTTGGCGCGGTGGCGTTGATCGTATCAGCTATTGGAATGTTCAACACAATGACTATCGCTCTTCTCGAAAGAACGCAGGAAATTGGAATTATGAAAGCGCTCGGCGCTTCCCGCCAGGATATTTGGAAATTGTTTTTAGCAGAATCGGTTATTATTGGTTTTTTGGGCGGAACAGTCGGGATCATTCTTGGATTCGTGGGCACCTATGCTGTAAATGCGGGTATTAATGTTTTGGCTAAGAATTTCGGCGGTCAGCAGGTTAATCTATTCTATACATCGAACAGTTTCGTGCTTTTCATCATAATTTTTTCCACGGCAGTAGGTTTTATAACAGGATTATATCCTTCGCGGCGCGCCAGCCGTTTGAATCCTCTCGAAGCGTTGAGGTATAAATAA
- a CDS encoding DUF1566 domain-containing protein, which produces MKIFNKQNLSSGVKSGLTVLISVLIIFTVVKGGTITPPSGGGEPSAKFYTISEIYNFIASNTPATEGAHSFTFSDNLEGTGRTLTEIYNALAGLISANQVKKDTIYLGKTGTLVPSGGDASPDYVLSGKTFFGGSQGDWNLQTGSMANNSSFGLICGASNQAVTAGYYSGGNLPGDVDLIAGNIKSGANIFGVSGNSNVVNTSSGDAIAGNILTGKKAWVAGLEITGSVAAGANVSGSNSLLSFNIPDGLYSGSKTCTASDTNLVATNIASGVDIFGVSGTLLKNLYNGTSRFGSLVTVTLNAGGSGYTNGAQVLTVVQTNGSLGTVNVTVSGGTVISVDSIVEAGVGYIVANSLATTGGGGTLAKVNITAISSDYPINTGGVDDYNDDGTMPADSYAAIWTTCNVGNNYCDTGAINATNADKKDNSTGLVWSIRTGTSSWFSANNCKYPNQLLGDDGACGTHGEIACKCVKQSAGSMTGCETLGAAVAGNSGGWRLPSQKELMQAYINGSWGNLSSAGYFFWSATTTSHTTFSAWYTYLGTGPTDTTTKTSTTVSVRCVR; this is translated from the coding sequence ATGAAAATTTTTAATAAACAAAATTTATCCAGCGGGGTTAAAAGCGGTTTAACCGTTCTAATCTCGGTCTTGATTATTTTTACGGTTGTTAAAGGCGGCACTATCACGCCGCCTTCCGGCGGAGGCGAACCAAGCGCGAAGTTTTATACTATTTCGGAAATTTACAATTTTATTGCTAGTAATACTCCGGCAACCGAGGGCGCGCATAGTTTTACTTTCTCGGACAACTTGGAAGGAACCGGCCGCACTTTGACCGAAATTTACAATGCTTTGGCCGGCTTGATTTCCGCTAACCAAGTTAAAAAGGATACGATTTATCTCGGGAAGACCGGCACGCTTGTGCCTTCGGGCGGCGATGCCTCGCCTGACTATGTTTTAAGCGGCAAGACATTTTTTGGCGGTTCGCAGGGGGATTGGAATTTGCAAACTGGTTCAATGGCAAATAATAGTAGTTTTGGTTTGATTTGCGGCGCCTCCAATCAAGCAGTTACAGCAGGTTATTATAGCGGCGGAAATTTGCCCGGCGATGTGGATTTAATTGCTGGAAATATCAAATCTGGCGCTAATATTTTTGGAGTTTCGGGCAATTCAAATGTAGTTAACACTTCTTCGGGCGACGCTATTGCTGGTAATATTTTAACTGGTAAAAAAGCCTGGGTGGCCGGTTTAGAGATTACAGGCAGCGTGGCGGCTGGAGCTAATGTTTCCGGAAGTAACAGCTTGTTGTCGTTCAACATTCCCGATGGTCTTTATTCCGGTTCAAAAACTTGCACCGCTAGCGATACTAATTTAGTGGCGACTAATATCGCTTCAGGTGTGGATATTTTTGGAGTTTCGGGCACGCTTCTGAAAAATCTTTATAATGGCACTAGCCGGTTCGGATCTCTCGTCACTGTAACCCTGAATGCCGGAGGATCCGGATACACTAACGGCGCGCAGGTTTTGACAGTTGTTCAAACAAATGGCAGTCTCGGAACCGTGAATGTTACCGTAAGCGGAGGAACGGTTATTTCAGTTGATTCAATCGTCGAAGCAGGAGTTGGATATATAGTGGCAAATAGTTTGGCAACTACCGGCGGAGGCGGTACATTGGCAAAGGTAAATATAACCGCGATCAGTTCGGATTATCCTATAAACACAGGAGGAGTGGATGATTATAATGATGATGGAACTATGCCTGCTGATAGCTATGCCGCAATATGGACAACCTGTAATGTTGGGAATAATTATTGCGATACTGGCGCAATTAACGCTACTAACGCAGATAAAAAAGACAACAGCACCGGCTTGGTGTGGTCAATTAGAACAGGTACTAGCAGTTGGTTCTCGGCCAATAATTGTAAATATCCAAACCAACTTCTTGGAGACGACGGAGCCTGCGGCACTCATGGCGAAATCGCTTGTAAGTGCGTAAAACAGTCAGCAGGAAGCATGACTGGATGCGAAACTTTAGGAGCGGCGGTAGCGGGAAATAGCGGCGGATGGCGTTTGCCTAGCCAGAAAGAACTGATGCAAGCGTATATCAATGGTTCCTGGGGCAATCTATCTTCAGCCGGTTACTTTTTTTGGTCAGCTACTACTACTTCCCACACCACGTTCAGCGCCTGGTATACGTACTTGGGCACCGGCCCTACGGATACCACTACTAAGACCAGTACTACCGTCAGTGTTCGTTGCGTTCGTTAG